A region of Streptomyces deccanensis DNA encodes the following proteins:
- a CDS encoding Na+/H+ antiporter, producing MIGLELVVVLGAAVLAGNFLGQRFRVAPPVVLLVLGALIGLVPAVRQTQLPPEVVLLLFLPVLLYWESLTTSMREIRTNLRGIVLLSTVLVILTAGAVAVAGHALGLPWGPAWALGAAVAPTDATAVSALAGSLPRRQITVLRAESLVNDGTALVIFGLAVGITVGEEHLTLPHVGGLFLLAYGGGAAVGVVVAWVNMNLRRRLDDPLLGNLVMILAPFTAYLLAELIHASGVLAVVVSGLIMAQVAPSLIRAEHRRQALAFWPLATFIINGALFVLVGVELQYALHHLSRTDLQDALVAIGAVSAVLVAVRFAFLFSSAYLIRAVDRRPEQRSRRMSDRARVVSGLAGFRGAVSLAVALSVPEALDSGTPFPDRDFIVFVTSGVIVVTLVVQGLLLPAVVRWARLPRDTSVDEEQILAETTATEEAIEALPRLAAELGTTPKVMEWLRQEYEANLATVRARGAGTDDDPALLHNRHYTDLRLALISTKRAAVVRLRDEARIDDTVLRRLQAALDAEEVRLAGGEQAE from the coding sequence ATGATCGGTCTCGAACTCGTCGTCGTCCTGGGGGCGGCGGTGCTGGCGGGCAACTTCCTGGGACAGCGCTTCCGCGTCGCCCCGCCTGTCGTCCTCCTGGTCCTGGGCGCCCTCATCGGACTCGTCCCGGCCGTCCGCCAGACCCAACTCCCGCCCGAAGTGGTGTTGTTGCTCTTCCTCCCCGTCCTGCTGTACTGGGAGAGCCTGACCACGTCGATGCGGGAGATCCGGACGAACCTGCGTGGCATCGTCCTGCTCAGCACCGTGCTGGTGATCCTCACCGCGGGGGCGGTCGCGGTCGCCGGGCACGCGCTCGGGTTGCCGTGGGGACCGGCGTGGGCCCTGGGCGCGGCTGTCGCGCCCACCGACGCCACAGCGGTGAGCGCACTGGCGGGTTCCCTGCCCCGCCGTCAGATCACGGTCCTGCGCGCGGAGAGCCTCGTCAACGACGGCACCGCACTGGTGATCTTCGGTCTGGCGGTCGGTATCACCGTGGGGGAGGAGCACCTCACCCTTCCGCACGTGGGCGGGCTGTTCCTGCTGGCGTACGGCGGTGGGGCCGCGGTCGGCGTCGTGGTCGCCTGGGTCAACATGAACCTGCGCCGCCGACTGGACGATCCCCTGCTCGGCAATCTGGTCATGATCCTCGCGCCGTTCACGGCGTATCTGCTGGCCGAGTTGATCCACGCCTCCGGCGTCCTCGCGGTCGTGGTGAGCGGCCTGATCATGGCCCAGGTGGCGCCCAGTCTCATCCGGGCCGAGCACCGCCGCCAGGCACTGGCCTTCTGGCCGTTGGCCACGTTCATCATCAACGGCGCCCTGTTCGTCCTGGTGGGAGTGGAACTGCAGTACGCGCTGCACCACCTGAGCAGGACCGACCTCCAGGACGCCCTCGTCGCGATCGGGGCGGTCAGCGCGGTCCTCGTCGCGGTACGGTTCGCGTTCCTGTTCTCCTCCGCCTACCTGATCCGCGCGGTCGACCGGCGTCCCGAGCAGCGCTCGCGCAGGATGAGCGACCGGGCACGGGTGGTCAGCGGGCTCGCGGGGTTCCGGGGCGCGGTGTCCCTGGCCGTGGCCCTGTCGGTGCCCGAGGCCCTCGACTCCGGAACGCCCTTCCCCGACCGGGACTTCATCGTCTTCGTCACCTCCGGCGTCATCGTGGTGACCCTCGTGGTGCAGGGTCTGCTGCTGCCGGCCGTGGTGCGCTGGGCCCGACTGCCTCGCGACACCTCCGTCGACGAGGAGCAGATCCTCGCCGAGACCACGGCGACCGAGGAAGCCATCGAGGCGCTGCCCCGGCTCGCGGCCGAACTGGGCACCACCCCCAAGGTCATGGAGTGGCTGCGTCAGGAGTACGAGGCCAATCTGGCGACCGTACGAGCCAGGGGCGCGGGCACGGACGACGATCCCGCCCTGCTCCACAACCGCCACTACACGGACCTCCGCCTCGCCCTCATCTCCACCAAACGCGCGGCCGTCGTCCGTCTGAGGGACGAGGCGCGGATCGACGACACCGTGCTCCGCCGACTCCAGGCCGCCCTGGACGCCGAAGAAGTCCGGCTGGCCGGAGGCGAGCAGGCGGAGTAG
- a CDS encoding amidohydrolase family protein — protein MTSGLIDVHAHHLPDFYVEQATAAGHAHPDGMGGWPSWSVRDHLELMDRNGIETAMLSLSSPGVHFGDDKAARLLARRVNEYTAELARDHRGRFGTFVSLPLPDVDGALEEITFAFDQLGADGVALLTHTDGVYLGDARLEPVFAELDRRKAVVFLHPTSPVCWEQSALGRPRPMVEYIFDTARTVTDLVMAGVLTRHPGLRVIVPHCGGAVPVLADRIDEFMRLFLPPGTLPAQDAVRQLQGLYYDMAGTAFPRQVPALLKLVDPERVLFGSDYCWTPPPLADAHIAAIDAADPPAEGATWRSLTTANALRLFPQIPPH, from the coding sequence ATGACCTCCGGCCTCATCGACGTCCACGCCCACCACCTGCCCGACTTCTACGTCGAGCAGGCGACCGCGGCGGGCCACGCCCATCCCGACGGCATGGGCGGCTGGCCGTCGTGGTCCGTGCGCGACCATCTGGAGCTGATGGACCGCAACGGCATCGAGACCGCGATGCTCTCCCTGTCCTCTCCCGGCGTGCACTTCGGCGACGACAAGGCGGCCCGCCTCCTCGCCCGGCGCGTCAACGAGTACACCGCCGAACTGGCACGCGACCACCGCGGCCGCTTCGGCACCTTCGTGTCGCTTCCACTGCCGGACGTGGACGGCGCGTTGGAGGAGATCACCTTCGCCTTCGACCAACTGGGCGCCGACGGCGTGGCGTTGCTGACGCACACCGACGGTGTGTACCTGGGCGACGCCCGCCTGGAGCCGGTGTTCGCGGAGCTGGACCGCCGCAAGGCCGTCGTCTTCCTGCATCCCACCTCCCCCGTGTGCTGGGAGCAGTCCGCTCTGGGCAGGCCGCGTCCGATGGTCGAGTACATCTTCGACACGGCCCGCACCGTCACGGACCTGGTGATGGCGGGCGTCCTGACCCGTCATCCCGGGCTGCGGGTGATCGTGCCCCACTGCGGTGGCGCGGTTCCCGTCCTGGCCGACCGCATCGACGAGTTCATGCGGCTGTTCCTGCCCCCGGGGACGCTCCCCGCCCAGGACGCGGTGCGGCAACTACAGGGCCTGTACTACGACATGGCGGGCACGGCGTTCCCTCGCCAGGTCCCCGCACTGCTGAAGCTCGTCGATCCGGAACGCGTGCTCTTCGGCAGCGACTACTGCTGGACTCCGCCGCCCCTTGCCGACGCCCACATCGCGGCGATCGACGCGGCCGACCCGCCGGCCGAAGGTGCCACATGGCGCTCACTCACGACAGCCAACGCCTTGCGCCTGTTCCCGCAGATCCCGCCCCACTGA
- a CDS encoding aldo/keto reductase codes for MHTRSLGRDLRVSAIGLGAMGMSQSYGPNPGDRSDMIAVLRGAVDLGVTFFDTAEVYGPYVNEELVGEALAPVRDQVVIATKFGFRIENGASVGLNSRPEQIRSVATASLERLGVERLDLFYQHRVDPDVPIEDVAGTVGELVQEGKVRCFGLSEASAQTIRRAHAVHPVTAVQSEYSLWTRDPEPEVLPTCTALGIGFVPFSPLGKGFLTGAVDASTPFASDDVRTTIPRFTAENRAANQALVEHVATLAQAKDATPGQVALAWLLAQHPSIVPIPGTRRTTRIEENAGATRVPLSADDLSDLNELAGRIGVKGDRYNEHHMSLLDK; via the coding sequence ATGCACACGCGCAGCCTCGGACGCGACCTGCGGGTCTCCGCCATCGGCCTCGGCGCCATGGGCATGTCCCAGAGCTACGGTCCCAATCCCGGCGACCGGAGCGACATGATCGCCGTGCTCCGTGGAGCCGTCGATCTGGGGGTCACGTTCTTCGACACCGCGGAGGTGTACGGCCCCTACGTCAACGAGGAACTTGTCGGAGAGGCCCTGGCCCCGGTACGTGACCAGGTGGTCATCGCCACCAAGTTCGGCTTCCGCATCGAGAACGGTGCGTCCGTCGGACTGAACAGCCGACCCGAGCAGATCCGCTCCGTCGCGACGGCCTCCCTCGAACGGCTCGGGGTCGAGAGGCTCGACCTGTTCTACCAGCATCGCGTCGACCCGGACGTGCCCATCGAGGACGTCGCGGGCACGGTGGGCGAACTCGTACAGGAGGGCAAGGTCCGCTGCTTCGGGCTCTCCGAGGCCAGTGCGCAGACCATCCGGCGCGCCCACGCCGTCCACCCGGTGACAGCGGTGCAGAGCGAGTACTCGCTGTGGACCCGGGACCCCGAGCCCGAGGTACTGCCGACGTGCACGGCACTCGGCATCGGATTCGTGCCCTTCAGCCCGCTGGGCAAGGGGTTCCTGACAGGGGCGGTGGACGCCTCGACACCGTTCGCCTCCGACGACGTACGCACCACCATCCCGCGGTTCACTGCCGAGAACCGTGCGGCGAACCAGGCACTGGTCGAGCACGTCGCCACCCTCGCGCAGGCGAAGGACGCCACACCGGGGCAGGTGGCCCTCGCCTGGCTGCTCGCCCAGCACCCATCGATCGTGCCCATCCCCGGAACCCGGCGCACCACCCGCATCGAGGAGAACGCCGGCGCCACACGCGTTCCACTCTCCGCAGACGACCTGTCGGACCTCAACGAACTCGCGGGACGGATCGGGGTCAAGGGAGACCGCTACAACGAGCACCACATGTCGCTGCTGGACAAGTAG
- a CDS encoding RidA family protein, translating to MAITLLNPDGLPKTDIYRQVAIASGTRTVFIAGQVAWDADGVTVGEGDLAAQVERCYLNVGTALAGAGGSFEDVAKLTVYVVDWTPDKMPLLLDGISRAAAKLGVTATPPATLIGVAALDVPEHLVEIEATAILD from the coding sequence ATGGCCATCACCCTGCTGAACCCCGACGGACTGCCGAAGACCGACATCTACCGGCAGGTGGCGATCGCATCCGGTACGAGAACCGTCTTCATCGCCGGCCAGGTCGCCTGGGACGCCGACGGCGTCACGGTCGGCGAGGGCGACCTGGCCGCCCAGGTCGAGCGCTGCTACCTCAACGTCGGCACCGCCCTGGCCGGCGCGGGCGGATCGTTCGAAGACGTCGCGAAGCTGACCGTCTACGTCGTCGACTGGACGCCCGACAAGATGCCCCTGCTCTTGGACGGCATCTCCCGGGCAGCCGCGAAGCTCGGCGTCACCGCAACACCACCGGCCACACTGATCGGCGTGGCGGCACTGGACGTACCCGAGCATCTGGTCGAGATCGAGGCCACGGCGATCCTCGACTGA
- a CDS encoding winged helix-turn-helix transcriptional regulator, which yields MVTKQVEGSAKDEADVRRADSLAREIFTDIANKWALLIIEAVGERTLRFTELRGEIEGISHKMLTQNLRLLERNGLVERTVYPTVPPRVEYTLTEPGRALRATVDAMCDWTHRYLGAIETARHRFDTT from the coding sequence ATGGTGACCAAGCAGGTCGAGGGCTCGGCCAAGGACGAAGCCGATGTGAGGCGGGCGGATTCCCTCGCGCGGGAGATCTTCACGGACATCGCCAACAAGTGGGCCCTGTTGATCATCGAGGCGGTGGGCGAGCGCACCCTGCGCTTCACCGAGCTGCGGGGCGAGATCGAGGGCATCAGCCACAAGATGCTCACGCAGAACCTGCGCCTGCTGGAGCGCAACGGCCTGGTCGAGCGCACCGTGTATCCGACCGTGCCGCCACGCGTCGAGTACACGCTCACCGAGCCGGGCCGGGCCCTGCGCGCGACCGTCGACGCCATGTGCGACTGGACCCACCGCTATCTGGGCGCCATCGAGACCGCCCGCCACCGCTTCGATACGACCTGA